The Microcoleus sp. FACHB-831 region CGCTAACTTGGGTATGGAAGTAATGCACGAGCGCAACGCTCACAACTTCCCTCTCGACTTGGCTGCTGGCGAGGCAACTCCAGTTGCTCTTCAAGCTCCAGTCATCAATGGTTAATCTCTTAGAGACCCAATAAATGGCCGTCTCTAAAAGATAAAAAAAGCGCTCCTACGGGGGCGCTTTTTTATTTTGTGGTCTATAATATTATTTAATTGTATAAAAATTGTTTTTGGTTATAGCAGGTTTAATTTGGATGCACTTCAACGAATTAGGGGATATGGTAAAGTATCTTAAATACCTATCAGGGTTTGAATTCTTGGGGTGTGCGTGGGTGTGTAACAATCCCTATGAGGGATTGAAATAGGATAGTGATGAAGTTATACACGCTGGGAGAAGGACAACGGTTTACACACGACCATTAGCTCGTTTAATTGAGCAATTGCAAAAATTGCCGGGAGTTGGCCCTAAAACTGCCCAAAGACTGGCGTTGCATATTTTAAAGCGATCGCCCGAAGAAGTAGAAGCACTAGCGCAAGCCTTAGTTGAAGCGAAAAAGCAAGTCGGCGTATGTCAGGTATGCTTTCACCTTGCAGCCGAGCCTGTCTGCGAAATCTGTCGCTCTCCCAATCGCGACAACAGCATGATTTGCGTCGTGGCTGACTCCCGCGATGTCATAGCGCTGGAAAAAACACGCGAATATAGTGGCAAGTATCACGTACTGGGAGGAGTGATTTCGCCGATGGATGGCATTGGCCCAGATCAGCTCCATATCCAACAGTTAGTAAGGCGCGTCAGCAAGCCGGATATTAAAGAAGCGATCATCGCCATCAGCCCCAGCGTTGAAGGCGAAACTACAACACTCTATGTGGGACAGCTGATCAAACCTTTTACCCGCGTAACTCGCATCGCTTTTGGTTTACCTATGGGCGGCGATTTGGAATATGCCGATGAAGTTACATTAGCGCGAGCCTTAGAAGGACGCCGAGAGTTAGATTAGCCGCTAAATAGCGTCTTAGCAGTCCTTTATATCTGTCGAAGCTAAAAACTTATTGGTGGTAAGGTGGGCACTACCTGCCCACCTTAATAGCAGCCTCGCACAATTATTAACAAAGTACCATCAGTTATTTCAACAGGTTTCTACTTTAACTTCTGCTTGATGAAAGCTAAAATTTGAGCCACCTGTTGCTTTAATTTGTCAATTTCCCCTGGCATTGCCCCCACTTGAGCTAACTGTTTCTTCAAGCCATCAATTTCAGCCTGCATCTTGGCAATCTTCTCATTGAATTCCTGCATTTCTGCTGGTGCGGCGGCTGGTGCGGCGGCTGGTGCGGCGGCTGGTGCGGCGGCTGGTGCGGCGACAGGTGCAGGCGCTGCTACCAGTGGTGGCATAAGTTTCCTTTTAGCCATTGCTGATTTGATGGCTGCAATCAGCTGCTTCTGGTCGAATGGCTTTGAGACAAATTCAAAATATTTAAACGGTTCTGGAATTTTCTCCGTAACCTCTTCTTTGCGACCTGACATCAAAACTAGAGGAATTTTCCTGATCTCAGCGTGATTTTCAATCTCCTGAAAAACTTCCCAACCACTCTTTTTAGGCAGCAGAAAATCTAGCATGATCAGGTTTGGATGTTCCTGGTGGATCAGATTCATTCCTTCTTGACCATCTTGTGCTTCCAATACTTCAAAGTTACCCTGCGGTAACATATCTCGTACTGTCCTCCTGATGACTCTGCTGTCATCAATAACCAGGATTTTGTGACTTGCCACTATTGACTCCTTCGGTAGTGATTTTTAGAAAAACTACTATTTTGTTAAACGACTGCTGCATGGGTTCAGATTAAGAACAAAAGCGACTGGCAGAAAAACTGGCTCTAGCGTTCATACACTATTGATAATTAACAACGTGTAGCAAAAGCGTATCTACATACTCTCCTATGATGTTCTATACCAGAAGACGATAAACCAGGTTTCTGCCACAATACAGAATCATTAGCCTGCGAGCAGGCTGCCACAATTTTTCGCTTGACATTCTCAACCGTCTGCATCGCTGACATAAATCTGAACCGCAAGCTGCGATTTGTGCATGATTCTAGATTAATCCGCTCTGGCCTTAATGGACAAAATGCTTCGTCAGAAGAAGATTGCCGATCAAATGCTTTAAGATTTGTATCATATTAAGTCTCACTATCGCGCTAAGGTCGCGATCGCGCTTATGGATGGGCCTTTCACAACCGGGTCATATGCTTCTCCCCTGCGGTCAGAAGTTGAGGCGCTGCCGCAGTGGTTGCGCCGCCCCATCGGGAAAGCTAGCGACATATCGACTGTACAGCGAATTATCAAACAACGTCAAATACACACAATTTGTGAAGAAGGTCGGTGTCCCAACCGTAGCGAATGCTATTCCCAGAAGACAGCAACTTTTTTGCTAATGGGGCCAGTATGCACCCGTGCCTGTGCTTTTTGTCAAGTAGATAAAGGCCACGCACCGTTGCCTCTAGACTCTGAAGAACCGCGTCATGTGGCGGAGTCCGTGCATCTGTTGGGGTTGCGCTATGTGGTGCTGACTTCTGTAGCGAGAGATGATTTGCCAGATGGGGGAGCAAGCTGGTTTGCAGCGACTATGGAGGCGGTGCGACAGATGAATCCACAGACTCAAATTGAAGTATTGACGCCAGATTTTTGGGGTGGTGTGGATGCGGTGAACAAACAGCGCGATCGCATTGCTACCGTAGTAAATGCTAAACCAGCTTGTTACAACCACAATGTTGAGACGGTGCAGCGGTTGCAAGGTCGCGTGCGTCGGGGAGCGCAATACGAGCGATCGCTCGATGTCCTCCGCATTGTCAAACAGCTAGATTCAACAATTGCCACAAAATCCGGGTTGATGCTAGGACACGGAGAAACAGAAGCAGAAGTCATTGCGACAATGGCGGATTTGCGGAATGCTCTATGCGATCGCCTCACCCTCGGTCAGTATATGCGCCCGTCGCTAGAACACCTAAGCGTACAAAAATACTGGACGCCCGAAGAATTTGACCGATTGGGAGCGATCGCGCGGGACATGGGCTTCGCTCACGTCCGTTCTGGCCCTCTAGTACGCAGTTCCTACCATGCGGGTGAGAGTGAATAGGCATCAAACCCATCTAGTCATTTGAGTCAATAGGCAATTCGGTAGATTGATTCATCATCTAAACGGTACAGCACTCAAAATTCCTCATAAAGATTGAACTAATATAAATCTTTCTATCGGGTCGTGCTAAGGGGGATCGCTATTTGGTATTTCTTAGAAAGTCAACAAAATTAGGAGTAATAGCCTTATGAGTGCTGCTCAAGCCAAAAAACCGACTGGTTCTGTGCCCAAAACGAGTAACCCGCCTTATCCCTTCCGCACGATCGTTTTACTCATCCTGTTAGCTGGTAACTTCCTGGTTGCAGGGATCTATTTCCACCTGATCAATCCCTAGTTCAGGTAAAAGGCGTCTTAAAGGCAAAAGGCAAAAGAAATAGAGAAGATAAAGCTTCTCTTAATTTTGCCTTTAGCTCGGATGCGCGATCGCGGCTGACACTGAAAGCTTTTTACTTTTGCCCTATCTACATGGTTCCCTTGAACAAGCCTTGGGGACGGACGAGCAGCATTAAGACCATGATTAACAGGGCGACACCCTGTTTGTATTCTGGCTTCAGCAGGATAACGCTCACTTCTTGGGCTACACCAATGACCATAGCACCCGCGATCGCGCCGTAAGGGTTGCCAATTCCGCCGAGAATGACGGAAGCAAACATCGGCAAAATTAAAAACCAACCCATGTTAGGGCGCACCGCCGCGATCAGCCCGTACATGGCTCCCCCCAATGCAGTAAGAGTCCCAGCGATCGTCCACGTCCAAAGCACCACCCGCTCAACTTTGATGCCTGAAACGCGAGCAAGGTCAAGATCGTCCGCTACAGCCCGCATTGCCTTGCCGATTTTGGTGTTCTGCAATAGGAAGTGCAGCCCCAAAACAGCCAGAACCGTCAACCCCATAACAATCAACCGATAGTAAGCAACTTTGATTCCCAGGATGTCGATGGCTGGGGCAATCGGTAAGTTATAGGACTGGTTGTTACCCCCCCAAATGAGGATGATGCCATTGCGGAGAAATAAGGCTAGTCCAATAGAGATGATTGTCAGCGTAGTAGAGCTAGCGCGGCGATCGCGCATTTGTTTCCAAATCAGCGCTTCGCACAGCAGCATGGCTCCCACTGTTGCCACAACTGCGATAATCATCGAGAGCCAGATATTCACTCCACTTATATTGGCTGCCCACGTGATATATGCTCCCAGCGTCATAAAGTCGCCGTGAGCAAAGTTGGACAACCGCAAAATGCCATAAGTCAGCGTCAGCCCGATTGCTGCCAAGGCAATAATACTGCCTACGGCAATGCCATTGACAATGTATTGAACAGTTTGTAGATCCATTTCCTTGACTCTCTAGTTGACTGGAGACTTGATTTTAGTAATTGAAACAATCATCTTGGTTTTTGTCATTACACTACAACTAAAAATTACCCAGATGGATTGTGTTGGTGGCTCCAGATAGGATAAATCAAACTTAGGGGCAGGTTTTCGCCGTTCCTGGTTATCCAGCCGTCTGGCGGTAAGATAATCTCAAGTTCAGGCTCGCTCACCCCCGTCAGGGGAAAAATTAAAGATGCAGAAGTTGGGCAAAAAATTATCTCTCGCGTTTGCTGCTGGAGCTTTGGGAGGATTGGTTAATAGTCTTGCCGTCTGGCTCTTTGGCGTTTTGGGTATAACTGCTGCGTTGGGTGTGAAGATTGCACCCGATTTTACCCCAGCTTGGCTTTATCCTCGCATCGTCTGGGGCGGTTTATGGGGATTTTTATTTCTCATATCTTTTCTGAGGTACGGCTATTTGTGGCGAGGAATTTTGTATAGCCTTGCCCCTACACTGGCGCAATTGTTGATTGTATTTCCCGTTAA contains the following coding sequences:
- the recR gene encoding recombination mediator RecR, with amino-acid sequence MHAGRRTTVYTRPLARLIEQLQKLPGVGPKTAQRLALHILKRSPEEVEALAQALVEAKKQVGVCQVCFHLAAEPVCEICRSPNRDNSMICVVADSRDVIALEKTREYSGKYHVLGGVISPMDGIGPDQLHIQQLVRRVSKPDIKEAIIAISPSVEGETTTLYVGQLIKPFTRVTRIAFGLPMGGDLEYADEVTLARALEGRRELD
- a CDS encoding PleD family two-component system response regulator, whose amino-acid sequence is MASHKILVIDDSRVIRRTVRDMLPQGNFEVLEAQDGQEGMNLIHQEHPNLIMLDFLLPKKSGWEVFQEIENHAEIRKIPLVLMSGRKEEVTEKIPEPFKYFEFVSKPFDQKQLIAAIKSAMAKRKLMPPLVAAPAPVAAPAAAPAAAPAAAPAAAPAEMQEFNEKIAKMQAEIDGLKKQLAQVGAMPGEIDKLKQQVAQILAFIKQKLK
- a CDS encoding branched-chain amino acid ABC transporter permease; its protein translation is MDLQTVQYIVNGIAVGSIIALAAIGLTLTYGILRLSNFAHGDFMTLGAYITWAANISGVNIWLSMIIAVVATVGAMLLCEALIWKQMRDRRASSTTLTIISIGLALFLRNGIILIWGGNNQSYNLPIAPAIDILGIKVAYYRLIVMGLTVLAVLGLHFLLQNTKIGKAMRAVADDLDLARVSGIKVERVVLWTWTIAGTLTALGGAMYGLIAAVRPNMGWFLILPMFASVILGGIGNPYGAIAGAMVIGVAQEVSVILLKPEYKQGVALLIMVLMLLVRPQGLFKGTM
- the lipA gene encoding lipoyl synthase; its protein translation is MDGPFTTGSYASPLRSEVEALPQWLRRPIGKASDISTVQRIIKQRQIHTICEEGRCPNRSECYSQKTATFLLMGPVCTRACAFCQVDKGHAPLPLDSEEPRHVAESVHLLGLRYVVLTSVARDDLPDGGASWFAATMEAVRQMNPQTQIEVLTPDFWGGVDAVNKQRDRIATVVNAKPACYNHNVETVQRLQGRVRRGAQYERSLDVLRIVKQLDSTIATKSGLMLGHGETEAEVIATMADLRNALCDRLTLGQYMRPSLEHLSVQKYWTPEEFDRLGAIARDMGFAHVRSGPLVRSSYHAGESE
- a CDS encoding photosystem I protein PsaX translates to MSAAQAKKPTGSVPKTSNPPYPFRTIVLLILLAGNFLVAGIYFHLINP